In Leisingera sp. NJS204, the following are encoded in one genomic region:
- a CDS encoding DUF350 domain-containing protein yields MEYFSAIQAAELISTVFYTFVGVALMGAVWKVIDWMTPFPIMKEIEQDQNMALAVLIGFLFLSISIIIAAVILS; encoded by the coding sequence ATGGAGTATTTCTCTGCCATCCAAGCCGCTGAGCTGATCAGCACTGTGTTTTATACCTTTGTCGGCGTGGCGCTGATGGGGGCGGTCTGGAAAGTGATCGATTGGATGACGCCCTTTCCGATCATGAAGGAAATCGAGCAGGACCAGAACATGGCGCTGGCGGTGCTGATCGGCTTTCTGTTCCTGTCCATCTCGATCATCATCGCTGCCGTCATCCTGTCATGA